A region of Candidatus Thermoplasmatota archaeon DNA encodes the following proteins:
- a CDS encoding methyltransferase domain-containing protein: MTSFSPSPPPRVPPAARKGPELPVHDYEGGFEDMHAGLRPRFRELLLRECKPGQTVALDVGCGSGRVAFFLASHVKHVVGIDVDAKAIEAARAKARSIGVSARAEFVVADADKTPYGRFRQDGFDLVATNLAFSEAVVAHAAAALPAGGAIVFCCMGKDQFAEIDGAGRFTYAEAQIRDAAARAGLAVETLEREAFRVRFKSIQEAREALGPERTSRWLSDGRWDRLASNFAQGKRTLTESRIVGLLRR, translated from the coding sequence ATGACGTCCTTCTCGCCGTCGCCGCCTCCCCGCGTGCCGCCGGCCGCACGCAAGGGGCCGGAGCTTCCGGTCCATGACTACGAGGGCGGCTTCGAGGACATGCACGCGGGGCTGCGCCCGCGGTTCCGTGAGTTGCTGCTCCGGGAGTGCAAGCCCGGGCAGACGGTGGCGCTGGACGTCGGCTGCGGGTCAGGCCGGGTTGCGTTCTTCCTCGCGTCGCACGTGAAGCACGTCGTCGGGATCGACGTGGACGCCAAGGCGATCGAGGCCGCGCGCGCCAAGGCGCGGTCCATCGGCGTGAGCGCCCGGGCCGAGTTCGTGGTCGCCGACGCCGACAAGACGCCCTACGGCCGCTTCCGGCAGGACGGCTTCGACCTCGTCGCCACCAACCTCGCCTTCTCCGAGGCCGTCGTCGCCCACGCGGCCGCGGCGCTGCCCGCCGGCGGGGCCATCGTTTTTTGCTGCATGGGCAAGGACCAGTTCGCGGAGATCGACGGCGCCGGCCGGTTCACCTACGCCGAAGCGCAGATTCGCGACGCCGCCGCACGCGCCGGGCTCGCCGTGGAGACGCTCGAGCGGGAGGCGTTTCGCGTGCGGTTCAAGAGCATCCAGGAAGCGCGCGAGGCGCTGGGCCCGGAGCGGACGTCGCGATGGCTCTCGGACGGCCGGTGGGATCGGCTTGCGTCCAACTTCGCCCAGGGGAAGCGGACGCTCACCGAAAGCCGCATCGTGGGGCTGCTGCGCCGCTAG
- a CDS encoding Lrp/AsnC ligand binding domain-containing protein yields the protein MAVGFVLISAAPSKEHDVYNHLLKVPEIVELHPLFGEYDLIAKIEAGDFDTLGQIIVNRIRTIDGVMDTKTLTGTRF from the coding sequence ATGGCGGTCGGCTTTGTCCTCATCAGCGCGGCGCCGTCGAAGGAGCACGACGTCTACAACCACTTGCTGAAGGTCCCGGAGATCGTCGAGCTCCACCCGCTCTTTGGCGAATACGACCTCATCGCAAAGATCGAGGCGGGGGACTTCGACACGCTAGGCCAGATCATCGTGAATCGCATCCGCACGATCGACGGGGTCATGGACACGAAGACCCTCACGGGCACGCGATTCTGA
- a CDS encoding quinone-dependent dihydroorotate dehydrogenase produces the protein MPTGDPRSLYRLARPLVFQLDAERAHDRVVGLLSRVRRGGALDALVRAAFHRPDPRLASSAFGVAFPSPVGLAAGFDKSARCVDGLAALGFGHVEVGTVTPRPQPGNPRPRIFRDVPRRGLVNRLGFNNDGAVAVAARLARARPGVPVGVNVGKNRDTPADAAHEDYASCVRTTHRHASYFVVNVSSPNTPGLRALQSTEALARILDAVREANAPGRPTLVKIAPDLPPDDVRAVVELAVEKRLAGIVATNTTIARTHHGWVQREPGGLSGAPLRALSNRTVRLVREAAGDRLSVIGVGGVFTADDALEKLAAGADLVQVYTGMVYEGPGIVKRIHRGLVGEMERLGFERFDALCESLRGHG, from the coding sequence ATGCCAACGGGGGACCCGCGCTCGCTCTACCGGCTGGCGCGACCGTTGGTCTTCCAGCTCGACGCCGAGCGGGCGCACGATCGCGTCGTCGGGCTCCTCTCGCGCGTGCGCCGCGGCGGCGCGCTCGACGCGCTTGTCCGCGCCGCCTTCCATCGCCCCGACCCGCGGCTTGCCTCGTCGGCCTTTGGCGTCGCCTTCCCAAGCCCGGTCGGGCTTGCCGCCGGCTTCGACAAGAGCGCGCGCTGCGTCGACGGTTTGGCCGCGCTCGGGTTTGGTCACGTCGAGGTCGGAACCGTCACGCCCCGACCGCAGCCCGGCAATCCTCGCCCGCGCATCTTCCGCGACGTGCCCCGCCGCGGGCTCGTCAACCGCTTGGGCTTCAACAACGACGGCGCGGTGGCCGTCGCCGCGCGCCTGGCACGGGCGCGGCCCGGCGTGCCGGTGGGCGTCAACGTCGGCAAGAACCGGGACACGCCGGCCGACGCGGCGCACGAGGACTACGCTTCGTGCGTGAGAACGACGCATCGGCACGCGTCGTACTTCGTCGTGAATGTCTCGAGCCCCAACACGCCGGGCCTCCGGGCGCTCCAGTCGACCGAGGCGTTGGCCCGCATCCTCGACGCGGTCCGCGAGGCCAACGCGCCGGGCCGTCCGACGCTCGTCAAGATCGCGCCGGACCTTCCGCCCGACGACGTGCGCGCGGTCGTGGAGCTTGCCGTGGAAAAGCGACTGGCCGGGATCGTCGCCACGAACACGACGATCGCGCGCACGCATCACGGCTGGGTGCAGCGCGAGCCCGGGGGGCTTTCGGGCGCGCCGCTTCGCGCCCTGTCGAACCGGACGGTCCGGCTCGTGCGCGAGGCCGCCGGCGATCGGCTGTCGGTGATCGGCGTGGGCGGCGTCTTCACCGCAGACGACGCGCTGGAGAAGCTTGCGGCCGGCGCCGATCTCGTGCAGGTGTACACGGGCATGGTCTACGAGGGGCCGGGGATCGTGAAGCGGATCCATCGGGGGCTCGTCGGCGAGATGGAGAGGCTCGGCTTCGAGCGGTTTGACGCGCTTTGCGAATCGTTGCGCGGGCACGGATAG
- a CDS encoding geranylgeranyl reductase family protein, with protein MADRTASPGSATEYDVIVVGGGPGGSSAASFCSRAGLRTLLLEKSKYPRDKTCGDAISGKSIAVLRELGLHTWIEKEPYARANGVVFSSPAGDVVQIPFPKKIDPASMKDQRTYKYIDPGYVVRRLVFDNIVFSYAKKQENVTAIEEFAVTDVVIEEGFARGVTGKHKDGREQTFRAKVVIGADGALSKVASAVGAYDFENKNHDHWIGAFRWYADGITDLTDDIEIHFVDGLLPGYFWIFPVDNGAANVGAGMVETDLQAKGPDGKKKVNMKEITFEIIKSHPMFKERFKNATTWEGSFKGWQLPCGSERRTLAGNGWMLVGDAGGLIDPFSGEGIGNALVSGRYAAEYAALAIKKGDVSKATLAAYEARIWKELGHELDMSYKLQKMGRHTWLLNWVLRKAATKPAVRALISDMLADREKKEQLTGWWSILKILLLPSWMLPKASGDGVDAGKAVPPQALPRQLERARAAEVPKQLVAPGQRK; from the coding sequence ATGGCCGACCGGACGGCAAGCCCGGGCAGCGCAACCGAGTACGACGTCATCGTGGTCGGAGGAGGTCCGGGCGGAAGCTCTGCGGCAAGCTTCTGCTCGCGCGCCGGCCTTCGGACGCTGCTCCTCGAGAAGTCGAAGTACCCGCGCGACAAGACCTGCGGAGACGCCATCTCCGGAAAGTCCATCGCGGTCCTCCGCGAGCTTGGGCTCCACACGTGGATCGAGAAGGAGCCCTACGCGCGCGCCAACGGCGTCGTGTTCTCGAGCCCCGCCGGCGACGTCGTGCAGATCCCCTTCCCCAAGAAGATCGACCCCGCCTCCATGAAGGACCAGCGGACCTACAAGTACATCGATCCCGGCTACGTCGTTCGACGCCTGGTCTTCGACAACATCGTGTTCTCCTACGCGAAGAAGCAGGAGAACGTCACGGCGATCGAGGAGTTCGCGGTGACGGACGTCGTGATCGAGGAGGGCTTTGCCCGCGGCGTCACCGGCAAGCACAAGGACGGCCGCGAGCAGACCTTCCGCGCGAAGGTCGTGATCGGCGCCGACGGCGCCCTTTCCAAGGTGGCCTCTGCCGTGGGGGCCTACGACTTCGAGAACAAGAACCACGACCACTGGATCGGGGCCTTCCGCTGGTACGCCGACGGCATCACGGACCTCACCGACGACATCGAGATCCACTTCGTCGACGGGCTTCTCCCCGGCTATTTCTGGATCTTCCCCGTGGACAACGGGGCGGCCAACGTGGGCGCCGGCATGGTCGAGACCGACCTTCAGGCCAAGGGCCCCGACGGCAAGAAGAAGGTGAACATGAAGGAGATCACCTTCGAGATCATCAAGTCGCACCCCATGTTCAAGGAGCGCTTCAAGAACGCGACGACGTGGGAGGGGAGCTTCAAGGGATGGCAGCTTCCCTGCGGAAGCGAGCGCCGCACGCTTGCCGGAAACGGCTGGATGCTCGTGGGCGACGCCGGCGGCCTCATCGACCCGTTCTCGGGAGAGGGCATCGGAAACGCGCTTGTCTCGGGACGCTACGCCGCCGAGTACGCCGCGCTTGCAATCAAGAAAGGAGACGTGTCCAAGGCGACGCTTGCGGCCTACGAAGCGCGCATCTGGAAGGAGCTTGGCCACGAGCTCGACATGAGCTACAAGCTCCAGAAGATGGGCCGCCACACGTGGCTTCTCAACTGGGTCCTTCGCAAGGCCGCGACGAAGCCCGCCGTTCGCGCCCTCATCAGCGACATGCTCGCCGACCGCGAGAAGAAGGAGCAGCTCACCGGCTGGTGGAGCATCCTCAAGATCCTCCTCCTGCCCTCGTGGATGCTGCCCAAGGCAAGCGGCGACGGCGTCGACGCGGGCAAGGCCGTGCCCCCGCAGGCACTGCCAAGGCAGCTGGAACGCGCACGGGCCGCCGAGGTGCCCAAGCAGCTCGTGGCGCCGGGGCAGAGGAAGTAA